The Drosophila mauritiana strain mau12 chromosome 2R, ASM438214v1, whole genome shotgun sequence genome has a segment encoding these proteins:
- the LOC117137960 gene encoding kinase D-interacting substrate of 220 kDa isoform X5, whose product MGSLGHRALLQYIDNNDISGLRAILDSRHLTIDDRDENATTVLMVVAGRGLTAFVREFLARGADVQAEDLDNWTALLCASRNGHLDVVQLLLDHGAEVEHRDMGGWTSLMWAAYRGHTELVRLLLDKGADGNAHGNYHLGALLWAAGRGYKDIVELLVQRGAKVNVGDKYGTTALVWACRRGNVEIVDTLLKAGANVDTAGMYSWTPLLVAAAGGHTDCVSSILEKKPNVNALDKDGMTALCIASREGFQDIAASLIAAGAYINIQDRGADTPLIHAVKAGHRTVVEALLKKHADVDIQGKDRKTAIYTAVEKGHTPIVKLLLATNPDLESATKDGDTPLLRAVRNRNLEIVHLLLDRKAKVTASDKRGDTCLHIAMRARSKTIVEALLRNPKHSQLLYRANKAGETPYNIDSLHQKTILGQVFGARRLNTNEDSEGMLGYELYSSALADVLSEPTLTTPITVGLYAKWGSGKSFLLNKLRDEMNNFARQWAEPPIRTSGLLFIVCLHVALLIGTIVGLSTWSAVVGVSSAVGFLLLAYLLLAAVRYCNYQMDMQWAYSVQHGLEKRMTRLRLILQVAFCHPPGPQSDSQAKPVRFHFAEANSASPTGDGAVAHMLAALLDAIESHYGWLATRLYRAFRPKCLKVDVGWRWRRMCCIPIVLIFEFALVTVVTGISLTVAYFTFADKKEKEQILVALYVIAAVMGTLICTHLHVLAKVFVSLFTSHIRVLKRAVRSSESAPLTMLGAEVAVMTDMVKCLDAFTNQQSRLVGVIDALDSCDTERILTLLNAVQTLLSSPNRPFVLLISVDPHVIAKAAEANSRRLFTEGGIGGHDFLRNLVHLPVYLQNSGLRKVQRAQMTALLFKRSGGGDYQTDDGPTLGHSVSARRLSNASEIISSQEKLRGPARGGGGKKLRLSESVASSTGSNLHRLGQNPQTVLDLSRIVLTDDYFSDVNPRSMRRLMNVIYITVRLLKAFQIEFSWYRLSSWINLTEQWPLRASMIVLHHDQFMDGNADESVSLQSVYEKLRPKLAYLREAAPLLELDRDERKLDAFLQLHKSDLLVADLRIFLPFTINLDPYLRKVLKEDQQTIEDEGSLVIQARPSVSNTMRQFPAPTTYVPSPQAYPPYQMFQNEYPANELRSRNLSTSTEPVTPLINSPSDSFGDDILQTKLTDLTVEGVISLLDRIEDMKPALPKLAPVLRENAINGRVLKHCDMPDLKSVLGLSFGHWELFRLLITTLRECERLPRKQQRQQQQPGALEAPSNVPMIKDVTDALMQPPRESLSRKNSVSHMEKQVTLEEQMICGTLQTLNEEAYEDVASSERPSPTELDTPTAGAAMTTPLLGASGSVPAPSGRESILKQQGSVKADKRVSIQQTATSNNNNNNSTKLTPNVEYVSERQPEVQGAGKRLTTKPPPGPRPASLIITRNDSNSQFQLLRSSSVDYDDVEAQDHRTTIRTTLLEQQEEEESAPFVFTVRK is encoded by the exons ATGGGTTCGCTGGGACATCGTGCCTTGTTGCAGTACATCGATAATAATGATATATCCGGTCTGCGCGCCATTTTGGACAGCCGTCATCTTACCATCGATGATCGGGACGAG AATGCCACCACGGTGTTGATGGTAGTTGCTGGACGAGGCTTGACTGCCTTTGTCCGCGAGTTCCTGGCCCGTGGTGCCGATGTTCAAGCGGAGGATCTGGACAACTGGACGGCACTGCTGTGTGCCTCCCGCAACGGGCACTTAGATGTTGTCCAACTGCTGCTGGACCATGGCGCTGAAGTGGAGCATCGCGATATG GGTGGCTGGACCAGTTTGATGTGGGCGGCTTATCGCGGACACACGGAGCTGGTGCGCCTGCTGCTGGACAAGGGAGCCGATGGCAATGCCCATGGTAACTACCACCTGGGCGCCCTTTTGTGGGCGGCGGGACGTGGCTACAAGGACATCGTGGAGCTGCTGGTGCAACGCGGCGCCAAAGTGAATGTGGGTGATAAGTACGGAACCACAGCCCTGGTGTGGGCATGCCGGCGCGGAAACGTGGAGATTGTGGATACTTTACTTAAGGCTGGAGCCAATGTGGACACCGCTGGCATGTATTCATGGACGCCACTGCTCGTTGCGGCCGCCGGCGGCCATACAGATTGCGTTAGTTCCATTCTCGAGAAGAAACCAAATGTAAATGCCTTGGACAAGGATGGAATGACTGCCCTGTGCATAGCGAGTCGAGAGGGTTTCCAGGATATTGCCGCCTCCCTTATTGCGGCTGGTGCCTACATAAATATCCAGGATCGCGGAGCAGATACGCCGCTCATCCATGCCGTTAAAGCAGGACATCGAACTGTGGTGGAGGCTTTGCTCAAGAAACATGCCGATGTGGATATACAGGGAAAGGATCGCAAGACGGCCATTTACACCGCGGTGGAGAAAGGACATACGCCGATTGTTAAGCTCCTGTTGGCCACCAATCCCGACCTGGAATCCGCCACCAAGGATGGCGACACTCCGCTGCTGAGAGCTGTCAGAAATCGCAACTTGGAGATTGTGCACTTGTTGCTAGATCGAAAGGCCAAGGTGACCGCTAGCGATAAAAGGGGCGACACCTGCCTGCACATCGCAATGCGGGCGAGGAGCAAGACAATTGTGGAGGCCCTCCTGCGAAATCCCAAGCACAGTCAGCTTTTGTATAGAGCCAACAAAGCAGGAGAAACGCCCTACAACATTGACTCCCTACACCAGAAGACCATATTGGGTCAAGTGTTTGGCGCCAGACGTCTGAACACCAACGAGGACTCCGAGGGAATGCTGGGCTACGAACTGTACTCCTCGGCCTTGGCGGATGTGCTCAGTGAGCCGACATTAACCACTCCCATTACCGTTGGACTCTACGCCAAATGGGGCAGTGGAAAGAGTTTCCTGCTAAATAAGCTGCGCGATGAGATGAACAACTTTGCGCGCCAGTGGGCGGAACCACCGATTCGAACCAGTGGACTGCTCTTCATCGTCTGTCTTCATGTGGCACTGCTCATTGGAACTATTGTAGGACTGAGCACCTGGTCAGCGGTTGTGGGCGTGTCGTCGGCCGTCGGCTTCTTGCTGCTCGCCTATCTGCTCCTGGCAGCTGTTAGATACTGCAATTACCAGATGGACATGCAGTGGGCCTACTCTGTGCAACACGGTCTGGAGAAGAGAATGACGAGATTGCGCTTGATACTTCAGGTGGCCTTTTGCCATCCCCCGGGACCCCAATCGGATTCACAGGCAAAGCCCGTTCGGTTTCACTTTGCGGAGGCCAACAGCGCTTCGCCCACAGGTGATGGAGCAGTGGCTCATATGCTGGCCGCTCTCTTAGATGCTATAGAATCTCACTACGGATGGCTGGCCACGCGATTGTATCGAGCCTTCCGTCCAAAGTGCTTGAAAGTGGATGTTGGCTGGCGTTGGCGACGCATGTGCTGCATACCAATCGTTTTGATCTTTGAATTTGCTCTTGTCACCGTGGTTACTGGCATCTCTCTCACCGTGGCCTACTTCACGTTTGCCGATAAGAAGGAAAAGGAACAGATATTGGTGGCTCTCTATGTAATTGCTGCCGTGATGGGCACGTTGATCTGTACGCATCTCCATGTCCTGGCGAAAGTGTTTGTATCCCTGTTCACCTCCCACATCCGAGTACTAAAAAGGGCAGTTCGGTCCAGTGAGTCGGCTCCATTGACTATGCTGGGTGCCGAGGTGGCCGTGATGACGGATATGGTCAAGTGCCTCGATGCATTCACCAATCAGCAGAGCCGCTTAGTTGGTGTGATCGATGCCTTGGATTCCTGCGATACGGAGAGGATTCTCACTCTTCTGAATGCGGTGCAAACGCTTCTATCTTCACCTAACCGACCATTTGTTTTGCTCATTTCTGTGGATCCCCATGTCATAGCCAAAGCAGCGGAGGCTAATAGTCGACGACTCTTCACGGAGGGCGGAATCGGAGGACATGACTTCCTGAGAAACTTGGTGCATCTGCCTGTTTATCTGCAAAACTCCGGACTGAGAAAGGTGCAACGAGCCCAGATGACAGCACTGCTCTTCAAGAGAAGTGGCGGAGGAGATTACCAAACGGACGATGGACCCACATTGGGTCACTCTGTATCCGCTCGTCGACTGTCCAACGCCTCTGAGATAATCTCCAGTCAGGAGAAGCTGCGTGGACCCGCTCGAGGAGGCGGTGGAAAGAAGCTGCGTCTCTCCGAATCCGTGGCCAGTTCTACTGGTTCCAATCTCCATCGCCTGGGTCAGAATCCCCAGACCGTGCTCGATCTATCGCGCATTGTGCTCACGGATGATTACTTCAGCGATGTGAATCCACGAAGTATGCGTCGCCTGATGAACGTGATCTACATCACGGTGCGCTTGTTGAAGGCCTTCCAGATTGAATTCAGCTGGTATCGCCTGAGTTCCTGGATCAATCTGACTGAGCAGTGGCCCTTAAGAGCAAGTATGATAGTGCTGCATCACGATCAGTTCATGGATGGCAATGCGGATGAGAGTGTATCGCTACAAAGCGTTTACGAGAA ATTGCGACCCAAACTCGCTTACTTGCGAGAAGCTGCTCCACTTCTGGAGTTGGATCGCGATGAACGAAAGCTCGACGCCTTCCTGCAGCTGCACAAATCAGATTTACTCGTGGCGGATCTCCGCATCTTCTTGCCTTTTACCATTAATCTTGATCCCTACTTAAGAAAGGTCTTAAAGG AGGATCAGCAAACCATCGAGGACGAGGGCTCCCTAGTGATACAAGCAAGGCCCAGCGTTTCCAATACCATGCGTCAATTCCCAGCACCCACCACTTATGTGCCTTCGCCGCAGGCTTATCCACCCTACCAAATGTTCCAGAACGAGTATCCTGCCAATGAGTTACGCTCCAGGAATCTCAGCACGAGCACAGAGCCTGTCACCCCACTCATTAACTCACCTAGTGATTCGTTTGGT GATGATATCCTGCAAACCAAGCTGACCGATTTGACCGTTGAGGGAGTCATCAGCCTGCTGGATCGGATTGAGGACATGAAGCCAGCGTTGCCCAAACTAGCGCCCGTGCTCCGCGAGAATGCCATCAATGGACGTGTGCTGAAGCACTGCGATATGCCGGATCTGAAATCG GTTCTGGGCCTGAGCTTTGGCCACTGGGAGCTGTTCCGCCTGCTGATCACCACGTTGCGGGAATGCGAGCGATTGCCACGGAAGCAGcagcgtcagcagcagcaaccggGTGCATTGGAGGCACCATCGAATGTCCCGATGATTAAGGATGTGACGGATGCCCTGATGCAGCCACCCAGAGAGTCCCTCTCGCGAAAGAACTCCGTCAGTCATATGGAGAAGCAG GTCACGCTGGAGGAGCAGATGATCTGCGGCACCTTGCAGACTCTGAATGAGGAGGCGTACGAGGATGTGGCCAGTAGCGAGCGACCGAGTCCCACAG AACTCGACACACCGACTGCCGGAGCAGCAATGACGACCCCATTGCTCGGTGCCTCCGGCTCTGTGCCAGCGCCGTCAGGTCGGGAATCTATTTTAAAGCAGCAGGGAAGCGTCAAAGCCGACAAGCGAGTATCGATTCAACAAACGGcgaccagcaacaacaacaacaacaatagtaCCAAGCTAACGCCAAATGTCGAGTATGTTTCCGAACGCCAGCCGGAAGTCCAAGGTGCCGGCAAGCGCTTGACAACCAAGCCGCCACCAG GACCTCGACCCGCCTCGCTGATCATCACCAGAAACGATTCCAACTCACAGTTCCAACTGCTGCGCTCCTCCTCAGTGGACTACGACGATGTGGAAGCCCAGGACCACCGGACTACGATAAGGACCACTCTGCTGGAACAGCAGGAGGAAGAGGAATCGGCCCCGTTCGTCTTTACAGTGCGAAAATGA